Genomic DNA from Phyllostomus discolor isolate MPI-MPIP mPhyDis1 chromosome 12, mPhyDis1.pri.v3, whole genome shotgun sequence:
AAGTAATCTGctgactcgggagcaccgggaGGGCTGGCCTGAGCAGCTGTGGAAGCCCCAGAAAGACAAATTGCAGTCATCAATCCCACAGAAGGAAGACTCGCGTCCTACCTCCTGTATCcgcgggagggagaaagagttgCAACCTGGGCGTGCTGTTTCTGAGATGGTAACGAGGCTCCTTCAGACACGGGGCcagcggggagggagggtgtggaCAGTCGACTTGAGAGCGAGTTGGAAATCGCCGTTGCCTGATGGTGAGCAGCCTGACGTTATACGCTGCGGGGTCAGCTGGGGCCAGACCCGTTTTGCTGTGACTTGGTGGAGAAGGTGCGCTGATCCCGTTAATACGGACTCTGCCTCCTTCGACCGTCACTTGAAGAAGCACTCAGGCCCTGGTGGGTACAAGGAGGTGCAAGGAGGAGATGAGGTGCAAGGAGGAGAGTTCAGAACCACAGGAAATGAGCCCCACAGACTTGTGCGGGCAGCATTCACGCCCTTCTCACAGGCCACGATCCTGGGGTGGGGCGTCATTACACCTCATGACTGAAAAAACATTCTGTAGGCATCCCTCGGTAGAAAGCAAAGGAACAAGGAAGATAAAACTAGGGTCTCTGAAGTCACATAAATCCAAGTTGAACTATCAGCTTCAGCACTTCctggctgagtgaccttgggaaggTCACTGAGCCTCTTCAAGCCTCAGGCTCCTTGCCTGGATAATGGACACAATGGCGCTGGCTTCCTGAAGCTGCTGGGAGTGCCGATACACGTGTGACAAAAAGATGTGTGAAGTGGCCTGGGTGCTCCGGAAGGACTTGCCCGATAACCCAGCACCTGTACACAGCAAATGTTTAATCACACAATTGATATCGGAACCGTTTTATGCAGAAACGAGATCCCATTGCTGTGCCGATCTCACCAAGGATGAGGGGAGCGCATGTCAGCAGTTATAAATGACTAACTTACTTTGTGTTCAACATTTTTCTCACCAGAAGCCATTTTCAGCACTGGTTGGAGGGTGGAGACATGGAGGAAGCTGCCCTGGGCGAGCCGTGGGAGCGGAGAAAGACCTCTTCTGAGGAAGGCAAGAGGAGCCACGAGATCTCTAGAAGGCGCGGGCTGCCCTGTGCACACCACAGAGCCTGGGTAAGAGCCGGCCTCAGTAGCTGGGGAGATGGGATGGATGGGCCAGGGGTAGCCCTGTCTCCTGACAGACCCCGCCTCCAGCCCCACAGGCCCCGCCTCCAGAGCCCCGCCTCCACCATCCCACTGCCTTCATCTATCAAAGGCCTCTTCCTGACCTCTCGTCCCCCAGCTGCCCTTCTGCCCTGGTCAGTGCCCGACAGCCTGGCCCTCCCCACCAAGAAGAAGACGGTAAAACTCTTCTGGCAGGATGAGAGCTGGCTGGGGGCCACGGAGGCTCCGGGAGCCGCTTCGGGCCCTGCTCCACCCTGTGGGCCTCCCTGGAGCCTGTCTCCATGGACACCGCCCGGCTGGAGCACCTGTTCGAGTCCCGTGCCAAGGACGTGCTGCCTTCCAAGGTAAACGCACCCCCATCTGCAAGGTAACcccagtggagaggggagggaatcagAGCTCAAGGGTCCTAACGGCTGGGGCGGCCACTCATTTCCcacgtggggaaactgaggcaaagaaggAGTGGGGATTTGTCTGAGGTCTCTCAGCAAGGGATCTGCATCTAagttcatcccaaggcctgataCGCCCCAGGTCCCAAGTCGTGGGGTGACCCCACCATTTGGCCCgtgaaggagaaagacaagtatcatgtGCTCCGTGCCTTTCGTTCACAGAGACTGCCAGCAGGACTCCCTGGGGTTTTCGATCCATTGCGTATGTCTCACCCCAAGGGGGAGCGTGCCGTCCCCCGAGACTCTTTCCAAGGACGTGCCTAGGGGGAGGTCCGCCCTCCCTGTGAGCCTCACTGCTCTAGAAGGCGCCGCTGGCTGCAGTCCCGGGGGCGACTTACAGGTTTCTggtgggcggcgggggcggggctgggagaaggCGGCAAGCCGTTTCACTAAGCGGCGCGTCTGCTAGAGAAAGCTTTTACTGCAAGGAAAACCCAAAGACTGGGACGAGTGAAAGAGTGTTTATATCAACTTGATTCATAGTGGGCCCACATTGGAAATATCCAAATGTCCATCGGCGGCAGAATGATTAATGTGCTACGAACGTGCTACGTGATTTCATGTATTCGCCGTTCAGAAATAAGCCAAACTAGTTGACAGGGCTAAATATGAGAATAGTTGGTACCTTGTGAGGGGAGCGACTGGGAAGAAGTCCGAAAGGGTGCTggaatgttctgtttcttgagcCAAGCGGTGGTtacacaggtgttttcattttgtgaaacTTCTTTGGGCTCTAAATTTATGATTCATGCGCTTTGCTGCATATAGGTTATTCTTCCAAAAAAGTAAGGTTTACTTCAGTCTACAGCACTGCCTCCCCGAGTTTCCATGAGACATTTGAGCAGATTCAGAACATGTGGCCGCAGCAGACATGGGCAGTGCCACCCCGGTACCCACCAGCACCCTCAGCGCCCCTCCTGAGGGGTGTTTCAGGGGGCCCCAGCATCCCAGGTCACAGAAGCCAGGACGCTGGGGGGCGCTGTACGAGCAGGATGGGTCACTGGGCCGAGTCCTCATAGGTAGGCACCCCTGGTTTAGGAATCCCAGAAAAGATTTAGGGAGGGCTTGGAACACCAGGGgtgggtgcacacacacaaaaaaatgtatcatttttagaAAGTTACTGTGACCCTGCTTTCACCCTCAGGCCAGTGACCACTGAGAACCCTACTCTGAAGTGCGTTGCGAAGACTTCATGCCCACGTGGATGTAAGGTAAGAAGCCTCCGTATAATAAGTGCATACGGCATGTGCATTCCCCTTTCCATATCCTGCCGAACTGAAGTCACtgagaaacaatgaaataatttcctCAGATTTAATATGATTAAGTAGAGAATCTAAATTTCTGAGGTGTGGACACATCTCTACTTTTGCTTCTggataaaaattctttaaaagttcCTTCCACGCTCAAACGATATTAATATAGGATTAATGGCAATCAAGCTGAATGAGAATTGTTCACTCATGACACCACTATGCCAATAAATAAAACTGTTGTCCTTGAGCACCAGCCCGCGGGCATGGGTTAGGTTTTGCAATGGCTCCTCTTTCACTTGGCTATGGAGAGTTTTCTAAAACTCATGTTAAAACTATCACCAGCAATGAAATGTTTGtgcatagttttttttccttttttttttggaatatctTGGATAAGTTAATGGAATTGATTCCTACAAACAGAATGAGTAGATACAAATATTGGGGCATACGAAAAGGCCTGTGACAAATTCTGCCCAAGGGCTCCCTTTTGAAAATCATAGATTTCACTTCCAgagtttgcttttcatttttgtccTCTTGTTTTATTTCgttcacttacttatttttgtattgcaAGGTTACTTGGGAAAGGGTCAGGAAAGCTTGGCCGTCATGCCCAACCCCGGCCTAAGCAAGCACTTGAGTTTCCTGCAAGGCAAACTTGGTGCTTTTGAGCCTAGCCAGGCTCTCGAAGTAGGAGCGGCCGCCTGTGGCACCCTCTCAGCATCTCTAACCCAACCGAAATCGGACTTCACACTCCAGTCCTAGTGGGCCGAATTACTTCTGATCTAAAATGGCTTGGAAATGTTTCATATTAATGGATTTGAATGTAAAAAGTAATAAGTGAAATCGATAGACctctataattttaaagttttatgtctGTGAACCTGCAAATGGTAGAAACGTGGCTCGTGCTGGTAAATAATAGTCACAGTCTAAGAAGGTCTGTGATGTGGCCCAGGTGTGTTGGCACAGGACTTGGCCAACAGCGGGACTGTTTTTTTGAAGAGCACAAGGAGTTTTAGGCACGGGACATACTGCAgcaaacagagagaggaaggatggaACCATCGAATTTCCCTCATCTGCCCCTAGCAGGGTACCTCCAAAACTTGTGCATCTCTTCCCATACGTCATACTGCACTCTCTCAATCCTCAGATTTTAGTGGTTTTCCCCTCAAGAATGTTTCAAAgggtttattaaaataatattgccGAAGTAGgagttttcaaaggaaaataatgcaATCAAGGATAAAAATAGGTATAACAATCACAAGGGTTAAAATACTTCTGTGGTTAAGTATACAGTGGGGCTATGAGCTCCCTGGCATCCAAGATAAAGAAGGAAACAGGGTTCATTGCATATGACTTGAGAAGTCCTTCCAGTTCTACAACTGACTCAAAGAGAAACTTGATTTTGGAGTGAAACTTCTTTTCTGGGTCATTATGCAAGGGGCACAGGGTAATATGAAGGTCAGTGTTATCTGCCAAGTTTTTACTGCAAATGCAGGAGTTGAATTCATTCTTTGAGCTTTTAGCGCAACTTTCAATTAAAGTCAGAGGGGTTGGCTGCCGTCCAGTTCAGCGATGGCAATTGTGTGAGCACTGGAATGATGTATTTCAGGTTCGTAGGAAGAGTGCTATAAAGACCTCTATTACCTTTACGCTTCCAGGGAATGACCACTGAGCTCAGGGTCTTACCTGGACAAAGGTTGAGTGTCAAGAGGCAAGGTCAGTGTGACATTTAGAAGAATTCACTTgcggatttttctttttatttatttatccatttaaaaaacttttacatGCTAAATCTGGGGGTAGAACTTAGGAATGTGTCTTTTTCTCCTTACTTCCCTCTCCAAACGAATCAACAGCAGCCTTCCATCAGCATTAGGGAACAAATGGTGGCGATGGCTGTTCGGAAGCCTTTCTGGCCTTTGGCAGCAGTCAGGAGGCAAAGGAGAGGAGACTAGGGTCCCTAGAGACCATGCACCAGGCAGGTCACCTCCTGAGGAAGACTAAGGGGGAAGCCTTCATCTGAAGAGCTATTTATGGAACCATTGTGGTTTGGGAAAGCAAGAACCAGAGTCTAGGCCATGAGCCTGTTCTGGCTGCCCAGTCTTGCCTTCCTGGGACGCTGAGAGTCCCTGCAAAGAGCAGGGGCCCATCACACTTATTCTTCTTGCATAGCAATGCCTGTCTGCTCTAGCAAATTTTGATAAATGCAATGCCAAGTTGAGGAGTGTGCAACCACCGCGAGCAATATTAATCAGAGAAGGGCTGGTGGATCTCTCAGGTACCTTTGCAGtgagggaaaaaataatcatatgTCTGATTTCTTTAAATGACCACAttgtttggttcatttttttcacctaacAATCAGGCTGTCTGCAGTCCCATACAGGCTGGTGTCACAGCGAGTGCGTAAAAAGCTGTCCCCCGGAGGCCGCTCTGATTTGTACTCTCTCCAGGTccccaaaacactaaataaataagaGTGGATGGCTTTTAATGAAAGCCTTAGCCTTTTCTTTGGTTTAGCTTTTAATTGTGTGgcagccaaacacacacacacatcacatccTGAGCTGTTTATTAGAACTACATACACCCCCTCAGCCTAAATGTCAAGCAATGCCACAGAGAAACGTGAACAGCTCAGTTTATTAACGGCAAGATGGAAGGTTGGCCCCATCACTCACCCAGCCGGGGCCCCAGCTCGCTCAGACTTCTAATACCATCAGCACGATCACGGTGTTGACTCAGAGCAGTCAGAAGCCGAGGAGAAACCCCACTGTACTCCCCGAGTACAATTTGCATATGGAAACTGAAAAACATGAAGATGAGATGCACCTGCGTTGGATTAAAAGGCTTTCCAGGTTTGCCTGGCTTGGATCTGTGCACTACAGATTCGGTGTTGAGCGATGTCGAGGCCTCCTCGTTTTCATGAGAAAGCAGCCATAGTGTCATCTGCTTCTGCAGTGTTTCTGTGACGTCTTCAAAGTGCACGTTGTCATGTCTTCTAAACACATAGTAGGTCGTCAAAACAATAGCAGCTAGTGTAACTGACAGGAATAGATTTTTAAGGCATAGGGCATGGCCTTGAGTTGAATCATTACTTCTACAACTTGGGGCTTCAAGACAATCATCTGTGATAAAGACCACACACAGGTGAAGACCCATGGGGAACACAAAATAATACAAGCGGAAGTTCAACAGCAAGGCAGACAGGTCAGAACAGGTCTGCCCGGATCAGAAGCAGATGTCGCTTTCCTGCTTCCTGTTGTCAGATCATTAAGGTGACAAAATGCCAAAGGGACAGAAAGCTGTGGAGGAAGAACGGTGCCAGCATCCAACCACAGGGCATCGCAGCGTCCTGCCCCATCCTCTTCTGCATATTATTAGTCTGTCGCTCATTCTTCCCCATGTAAAAGCAGCGGAAAATGACTGAGGTAAATAACCTCAGGTCAGTAAACAACTGTAACCCCGTAAGCATCTCAGTGCATGTAACTGCCTTCATGTTTTCATCAAGGGGAGTGGAATAATGGGCCCTGGAGAAACCAGCAGGCAAGTCAAGATGGGTATCTTCATGTTTTCTTAAGAAATTCCTCAAGGAGGGTTCATTTTCCTGATCTGCTGTCTACAGACCCAGAAGGTTGGCTTTATACGGTTCCAGCCCACAGCCCCTGTAGGTGCCATCGCTCCTCGCACTCCCGAGGGTGGGGGCACATTTGCCATCAGGAGGAAGAGAGACTTAGCTGTCACTGCTACTAAATTAACAGCAGCTACTGAACATGACTCAGTTATATGCTTTTCCAGTAAATGTTCCCAGTTTTGAGATGGAAGCAGAGAAGAGGTTTGTGGATGCCTTGGCACCCCAAGTACACCTTGGTCAGCTGGAGTGGACTCTCCTCTTGTTACAGCGAGTGGGGAACAGGAAGGTCTTCACTGACCGCAGTGGATGCCAACGCACCACCAAAGCAGGGGTGAGTCCAGACCATCAGCCCACCCGTAAGTGTGTGGCCCGGACCTAAGGCAATGCCACCCTGAACATCGCTCCCTGGGGGCCAGTAGACATGCCGGTGAGCCACCCCACACTGCGAGCACAGCATCTGTCGGCACTGCGCACGCAGCTCTCGTAGTTCCTGCTCGCAACATTTCTCTCCCGCTTTACAAACCAGAAAACAGATCCAGAGAGAGTAAGTGATTTACCTAATGGCACATGGCCGGTGTGGGGCAAAACCAAGGCATGACCGTAGCTAAACCCCAACTTCATCCTGTCTGTCTGTGAATGCCAGCTGGACCGCCACCTCTCCGCCCAGCACAGGACCTGCTTCAGACACGTGCTCCATATGTATCTGACGAGACGAGGGGCTGATGTCCAGGACGGCCCTCTTCGCCCCCTCCTGGACTCGCCTCCAGGTGCACCCGCTGCCAAACTGGACGCTCTCCCGGAACTTCTCTTGGCTCCACCATACGATGTTGGCTTTGCGCTCCATCTCCGGTCTCCCGCTTCTCAGGGGAGCACTTGGGAATTGCATTCTacagccccacctcccacttcTGTGTCACTAACTCTGACACTTGACTGATCCTGGATCAGGAGCTCCATCGCCAAACCCAcgagaggaaataaaagagaggCCATTAAGACTAGAAGAAGGAGTTGGTGCCCGTAGGCCAAGAGAATGTATATACCAGGCGTATGTATCAGGACAAGTCTCTGCTGGGCAAAACTGCCCGATGCGTGCACTTACACTAGGCATCCGAGTCACTAAGCTAATTTTGGAACAAAAATGACTTTATCTTCATAAAGTTATACAGCTCCAAAATCTCGTGGGAGGATTCACCTTCTCCTTCCTAGGTCCCTTCTTCAGCGGCCTCAGGGAAAAGAGTAGGAGAATGCCCCCAGGAGCACTCAGCAGCACATTTGAGGGACGGAGAAATATGAATGCCTCGTCTAATACTGAGCTATGGCCTAGGAGATCTTTATATGTAATCAAGTGTTCACCACAAAATGTGATGGAATTGAATGCTAAGTAAAGATGGGTAGAGCAGGTCACAGTTTCCAGTTATATTATATCTAGGCTTTTTAGGTACTAAGGGTTTCTTTTAGACAGGAGGCTTATTTTCAGGATATTCTCAGGGCTCGGGCCATGAAGAATCTATGTTTTGCCGGTTTGGGGGTCATGTTCTATGCAGTGACTCTGTCTGCTTCTGGTATATTCCATGTGGAAAGCACAGCAGACGAGGGCAGTCAGGCGCCGAGGGGAACCCAGGTGGGTGGGACTTCTGTGCTCCTGGCTGCTCTGGGCCACCCTCACACCCCCTGGCAGCCTTCCGGTGATCACTCTGTGACCACTGATTGCTCTTGCTGGGGACCTGCTCGTGATTACAGGAGAATGTGGCTTGGAAGAGTTTCCTGCTTCGTCACGATCAGCCTTGATTGGTGATCAGCCTTGACCTCACAGTGACCCAGGCAGGCAGTGCGGGTAGAAGAgaaggggggtgtgtgtgtgtgtgtgtgtgtgtgtgtgttagtggtggtggtagtagtGATGTAAGGCAGGCCAAGAAACCAGAACAATTGGAGCTGTTTAGTTTCAACTAGCACGTACTACCAAGGAAAGACGGGGCCAGAGAGAATGGGTTTTCCGTGAAATCAGCCCAGATGACACCACCCAGccgcagcctggctccagagccttgGCTCCGCACCCCAGCCTCAGTCCCCGCCTCGTCCCCTTCGGGTTTGGGCACTTCCATGTCCTCCCCTCCTGGACACCTTTTTTTGGACAGACTTCTCAactaaaaaaattcacttttgcCCCCAAAGTATCCCTAGTCTCCAATTAATCTGTCTTGGACTTTAAGCCCACAGCGGCTGAAACCAAGCCGGGGCAGCTCCACACTAACGACTTTCCAGGCCGCCCCAGGTACGGGGGTGCCAGCCGCATTCCTCCAGCACCTGTGCCCTTGGCGGCCCCGTCCTTTCCTCCGTCTTATGTTTCAGCAGCAGCTCATGGGCAAGGTTTCTATTCACCCCGTTCCAGTGCTATTTTTGCACCTCTGTCAAATCTCTTCCTGATCTCCCTCCTTTGTAAAGGTCCCTCATAAATCCCAACGTAATGGCAGGAATGCGAGAGCCTGCCAGGGTGGACACGGGCTGGGCTGCACCCGGTCCTACAGCTGTTACCATTTTGGGATCAGAAAGCCGATGAGGTTTTTAAAGGGCAGGCCACATATCTGAACGCATCTGCCTTACACATGTTTTCACTGTGCGTCCTAACGCGTTGGTACCTTAGTAAATGCGCacatgaaatttgaaaattaacTTAAGTCTTTTTAAACCAAACTCCATGACTCTTGGAAGATAAGCCAACTGGAGTGCTACATGTATTTATTCACAGAACCCCTGTCCCCATGAGCTCACAGCCCATGTACATGTGGACATGATGAGGAAAGGGGCGGGGAGAGACTGCAGATAAATCAGCAAGCAAGGACAGTGGGACACATTCCCTCACGGAGGGGGAGCCGAGGAGCTGGGGCGTCCCAGCGCAGGAGTCCTAACTCAAACGTGTTGAATAAAAGAAGACctttgggagaaagaaagagtagTATCTACACTGAACTTGGAAGGCTGCGTGAAGAGCCAGATACAGAGGGCAGGGAGTATGATAACCACACGCTCCAGGATTTGCACGAGTCCGGATGCCAAAAAGAGTGCAATGAAAGAAGCCGGTACCGTTTTTGCTCGGACTGCAGGGAGACAACGATGAGGAATGCAGCTGTAGAGATGACCAGGCCTGAGTCGTGAGGATGGTTGGTAGCAGCTTTTAATCTCCTTTACGGTCCACTCCAGCTCTGAATCTAGAAGCCGGAGTCACCCAGTCTCCTCTCTTCCCAGACAGTAGGGTGCTTCACTGCTTATGGAACCCGGGGTTCCTCGCTGCCCGAACTGTAAAGTTCACACTCCTAAGTTTTTCTGTAAGTGGCTCTGACTCACCAATTCCATCTCCTGTCCGTCGTCATTCTCCCACACCTCTTAATGCCATCGTCCCAAATCTCTCCCTTTCCTAAAGCTTCTGCTCTTGCCCTAACACcgcgcccctgcccccagcaccccctctgTCTGCGGTTGTCTGCTGCCACTCACTTCCTGACAGCATGCGCCTGCCCAGTGCTTTAGGGCCCAGCTCCGTGCCGGCTCCACCGTCGTTTCCGCAGCAACAATTAGCTCCCACTTCGTCGGCTCTTCTGCGCACCATCATCTTCCTTCTCCGACCTTCTTCACAAGACTGTAGCACAAGCCCTTGGTGTCTTCACACAGTGTGGAGATCAAGCGGaagcattcttttttaatatcgAGAAATGGCAATTCGTTGGGTAGTTATTTGGTAAACCGCATAGAACTAGTCATAATTATCGTTTTATGTATATTCATGTTGACTAGTGTGTATGGTCTCCATTCCCAAGTAGACTAAGCTCtttccagaaagagaaacatggctTGCTTCTTTATTCCTATATTCCTAGTGTTCAATTGAGGAGCATGGGACATATTAAGTGCACTCATGAATATTTGTTACAAACAGAACTGAGAAAGCCAATATAAGCAAGCACTAAACTCTCCACCCCAACACTTAAaacacataggaaaaaaaaaaccaaaaaaccttaATCCTTTTAACTCCCGGCTAAGAATTCCTGCGTCAATGACTACGGACAGCAGTGGAATGTCCAAAGCGCCTTTTTGGGACGTCCAAGAAAAATTGAAACTCTTTTTTTGTGGTGAATTATTCAGCCCGGTGGAATTCAATAAGACATAGAGTCACTGGGGTTCTATCCTTGACTTTACCACTGACCTTTGAAAGGCACTCAGCATACCAATTAGAAACTGCACATTGGCTCAACTCAGGAAATTGATAGATGACCAAAAAATACCTCCTTCCTCCAATTCACTATCAACTTTCTAATCCAGTGCCCACATTGCCGTACACACTTTCtctagaaaaacaatgaaagtctATTTTTCATCATCAGCTgccttctgctttattttttttttaaccccatGGCATATGCAACATTCATTGCTCCGGAGAAAAGGAAGTGGTTCCGGGTGAGTCAGTAGGCTTCTGCGTCAGCGGCCCCCGTGACACTGGGGCCCGTGTGCAATCCGTGCTTGCCGAACTTGGGGCAGCGGGGAGGACGGTGCACTCCACAGGCTCTGCATCTGTTTCTTGTCTGGCTACAGGTCCAAGGAGTTCTGATCTGAAGTTTGTCCGATCATAATTCCCAAAGTCATCAGTGACGTAGACGCCTAAGGATAGTGGCCTTTTTGAAGGCCACAGCCTACAGGGTCAATCTGGGTGACCCTGTCTTTCTGCAAGATGGAGACTAGCAGGAGGTTAGTAAATGTCCTCCTGGttatcagaaatggaaatgaacttACGGATTTTATTTAGTTTAGCGTCTAGTCTGGGTGCCTTAAAAAATCATGTATACAAGAATATTAACATTACATCTGCTGGAAGCTTCCTTTTTTTTAGGTCTGtttgtaaacaaaaaaatttgaaGGTTTATGGTGatagtaatattaaaattattgtaGTGTTTTATATAAATCTTGGAGCTATTATACCTTAC
This window encodes:
- the LOC118497829 gene encoding FH1/FH2 domain-containing protein 1-like, encoding MEEAALGEPWERRKTSSEEGKRSHEISRRRGLPCAHHRAWVRAGLSSWGDGMDGPGVALSPDRPRLQPHRPRLQSPASTIPLPSSIKGLFLTSRPPAALLPWSVPDSLALPTKKKTVKLFWQDESWLGATEAPGAASGPAPPCGPPWSLSPWTPPGWSTCSSPVPRTCCLPRKPMRFLKGRPHI